From Nicotiana tabacum cultivar K326 chromosome 22, ASM71507v2, whole genome shotgun sequence, one genomic window encodes:
- the LOC142176000 gene encoding uncharacterized protein LOC142176000 has translation MRETPFSLVYGVEALIPVEIGEPSTRYTQATEESNEEEMRVNLDLLEERRETALIRLVVQKQVIERYYNRKARLKYFKIGDYVLKKVFQSTRAANAGKLSPNWEGPYKIHGSQEKVHTSLKHCMARFYLQIGMLFI, from the coding sequence atGAGAGAAACACCGTTTTCACTTGTATACGGAgttgaagccttaattccagtggAAATAGGGGAGCCAAGTACGAGATATACTCAAGCTACTGAAGAGTCGAATGAAGAAGAGATGCGGGTAAACCTGGATTTACTTGAGGAAAGGAGGGAAACTGCATTAATAAGGTTGGTAGTGCAAAAACAAGTTATTGAGCGGTATTACAATCGGAAAGCTCGTCTCaaatacttcaagattggggactacgTACTCAAGAAAGTTTTCCAATCCACGAGGGCAGCCAATGCAGGAAAGTtaagtccaaattgggaagggcCATATAAAATTCATGGATCGCAGGAAAAGGTGCATACGAGCTTGAAACATTGCATGGCAAGATTCTACCTTcaaattggaatgttgttcatctgA